The following are from one region of the bacterium genome:
- a CDS encoding ammonia-forming cytochrome c nitrite reductase subunit c552, with translation MRKVGYLVFVFVVTVILTMLVVALLINIFNRKQEAKLTYFKLVDIQENEPDSAIWGKNFPREYEGLMKTMKTSELVYYSTYGRYGGSEAFSRLDKYPELKRLFAGYPFSVQYTEDRGHANALADMLSSKRLGDKKPGSCMAVKAVISRSYSKL, from the coding sequence ATGAGAAAAGTAGGATATCTCGTGTTTGTTTTCGTGGTAACCGTAATTTTAACGATGTTAGTAGTAGCGTTGTTAATCAACATTTTCAACCGGAAGCAGGAAGCGAAATTAACCTATTTTAAACTGGTCGATATCCAAGAGAACGAACCGGATTCGGCTATTTGGGGTAAAAATTTCCCACGAGAATATGAAGGGCTGATGAAAACAATGAAAACCTCCGAACTGGTGTATTATAGTACCTACGGCCGGTACGGCGGGTCGGAAGCGTTCTCGCGGCTGGATAAATATCCGGAACTGAAACGGTTATTTGCTGGGTATCCGTTTTCAGTTCAGTATACTGAAGATCGCGGTCATGCGAATGCGCTCGCTGATATGCTATCGTCAAAACGGCTCGGAGATAAAAAACCGGGTAGTTGTATGGCTGTAAAAGCAGTAATATCCCGCAGTTACTCCAAACTATAG
- a CDS encoding aldehyde dehydrogenase EutE yields the protein MAISEQELNRIVNQVLKNIQQEKIVSAVQGTGSDVATRPLQKDGVFADIDSAVEAAARAQKQLIKLGFEKRKEIIAAMRKCALDNALSLAELAVAETKMGRVADKKIKNVLVATKTPGVEDLPLLSRSGDETTEFSLYSPIGVIAAITPVTNPTATVINNGISMIAAGNAVVFNPHPSAKNCTIETMQRLNRAIVAAGGPENLMTSVADPTLRTSAELMKHPKVNMIAATGGGGVVRAAMTAGKKVIAAGPGNPPVIVDETADIASAAKYIVQGSSFDNNMPCVCEKELIVIRTVADKLIDEMQKNGAYLLQPSELNRLAWVVLNPDNTLNKNWVGKDAKLILAQLGITVSDEIILIIVETNKDHPFVQEELMMPILPIVRVTDFDEAVRVAVEVEHGFRHTALIHSKNIDRITAFAKAIQCTLFAANTHCGSTLGYEADGPTSFTIAGPTGEGPTTARHFTRARRLVLRKSLEIS from the coding sequence ATGGCTATTAGCGAACAAGAACTTAACCGAATTGTTAACCAGGTCTTAAAAAATATCCAGCAGGAAAAAATCGTTTCTGCAGTTCAAGGAACCGGAAGCGATGTCGCAACTCGCCCGCTGCAAAAAGACGGCGTTTTTGCAGATATAGATTCTGCAGTTGAAGCTGCGGCAAGAGCGCAGAAACAGCTTATCAAACTCGGGTTCGAGAAACGGAAAGAAATCATTGCTGCGATGCGCAAATGCGCGCTCGATAATGCGTTATCGCTAGCTGAACTAGCGGTTGCGGAAACAAAAATGGGTCGTGTTGCGGATAAAAAGATAAAAAATGTTCTGGTTGCGACTAAAACTCCCGGTGTAGAAGATTTACCGTTACTCTCGCGAAGCGGCGATGAAACTACGGAATTTTCGCTCTATTCACCGATAGGCGTTATTGCAGCGATAACTCCGGTAACCAATCCGACCGCGACCGTTATCAATAACGGGATTAGCATGATTGCTGCAGGAAATGCGGTGGTATTCAATCCGCATCCGAGCGCTAAAAATTGTACCATTGAAACGATGCAGCGGTTGAACCGCGCGATAGTCGCTGCTGGCGGTCCGGAGAATCTAATGACTTCCGTTGCGGACCCGACGTTACGCACTTCTGCAGAATTAATGAAACATCCGAAAGTGAATATGATTGCGGCAACGGGCGGCGGTGGTGTGGTTCGTGCAGCGATGACCGCTGGGAAAAAAGTTATCGCCGCCGGTCCGGGGAATCCGCCGGTTATCGTTGACGAAACTGCGGATATCGCATCGGCAGCGAAATATATCGTTCAAGGGAGTTCGTTTGATAATAACATGCCGTGCGTCTGCGAAAAAGAGCTGATTGTTATCCGAACCGTTGCGGATAAACTAATTGATGAAATGCAGAAAAACGGTGCATATTTACTTCAGCCAAGTGAATTGAATAGGTTAGCTTGGGTAGTATTGAATCCGGATAATACCCTGAACAAAAACTGGGTTGGGAAAGATGCGAAACTGATACTTGCGCAACTCGGGATAACTGTTAGTGATGAGATTATCCTAATAATAGTTGAAACGAACAAAGACCATCCGTTTGTGCAGGAAGAATTGATGATGCCGATACTACCGATAGTTCGCGTTACCGATTTCGATGAAGCAGTCAGAGTTGCGGTTGAAGTTGAACATGGGTTCCGGCATACCGCATTAATTCATTCGAAGAATATCGACCGGATAACCGCGTTTGCGAAAGCTATCCAATGCACGTTATTCGCTGCGAATACGCATTGCGGGTCAACGCTCGGTTATGAAGCTGATGGACCGACTTCGTTCACGATTGCCGGACCAACTGGGGAAGGACCGACTACCGCCCGGCATTTTACTCGTGCCCGACGGTTAGTGCTTAGAAAGAGTCTAGAAATAAGTTAA
- the pduL gene encoding phosphate propanoyltransferase: MEWETLVNIISQRVIAELQKAGITVAPEEPSVQPIAVSRVVKEPLRIPIGVSVRHIHISREHLDILYGSGYTLTKRNELSQPGQFAAKEVVTLVGPKLRALPEVRILGPERDQTQVELARTDAIPLGIDPPVAESVKVKGGAAVTIIGPKGSVHINAVIRSIRHIHMHPDDAKRFGVKDRDVVRVRIPGETGVVFDNVLIRVSPNFRLELHLDTDDANAAGVHCNSVAEIIK; encoded by the coding sequence ATGGAATGGGAGACGCTGGTTAATATTATCAGCCAGCGCGTCATTGCGGAATTGCAGAAAGCCGGTATCACCGTTGCTCCGGAAGAACCGTCTGTCCAGCCGATAGCTGTTAGTCGTGTTGTGAAAGAGCCGTTACGAATTCCAATTGGAGTTTCCGTTCGGCATATCCATATTAGCCGGGAACATTTGGATATCCTTTACGGTTCAGGTTATACGCTCACGAAACGGAACGAGTTATCCCAGCCGGGACAGTTTGCCGCTAAAGAAGTGGTTACGCTAGTCGGACCGAAATTACGGGCGTTACCTGAGGTTCGTATCCTTGGTCCGGAACGTGACCAGACACAGGTTGAACTCGCGCGAACGGATGCGATTCCGTTAGGAATCGACCCGCCGGTCGCTGAATCGGTCAAAGTTAAAGGCGGTGCTGCGGTAACTATTATCGGGCCGAAAGGGTCGGTTCATATCAATGCGGTGATCCGGTCAATTCGGCATATCCATATGCATCCGGATGACGCGAAACGGTTTGGAGTTAAAGACCGGGACGTAGTTCGAGTTCGAATCCCGGGCGAAACCGGAGTTGTATTTGATAACGTGCTCATTCGGGTTAGTCCGAATTTCCGGCTTGAACTCCATCTTGATACTGATGATGCCAACGCTGCCGGCGTCCATTGTAATTCCGTAGCTGAAATCATAAAATAA
- a CDS encoding DUF1598 domain-containing protein, protein MAPFQSQPQCKNRETLGRKNLKFFDTSRFQFLSSHCLSLHLISIFCLLFAFHTIAQETNSPITALSLKVLQQQLQAGSVSPELMQLGGLKRIDGFILDKKNQDVILFGTTTGSAPALQLDDLVIAFRSVWKNTEPPGCSIDPKEETLLTFRQFSQQFSQTTSIAHAEEILKDFPKIGAEPQAVRVMSVPRNTHFAQIMVAADYFTKRISNGTAITELKDFKSLFAIAIEKLKQDVAAGRNPQLTMYNRFWFTPGKVRFEPGDEIVRLAECEVQLLTEQQFFSTQGKLIGSGKESPLAQQFVQEFTNRYDEIAAVQPMYAELKSLFRFVAIAKGMKHIDAFATAGLNQGFLFDKYTVRPARVPETLPGITEIKKIVISNSNEQVFVWLVSYGGVEIDIQIDDTTWPNPKLLPQKPPSSKQKITYPKATVTSDTTARKKAAADLNKMKETILKSRPALDELKWTVAL, encoded by the coding sequence ATGGCACCATTTCAAAGTCAACCCCAATGTAAAAACCGAGAAACGTTAGGACGAAAGAACCTGAAATTTTTTGATACATCACGTTTTCAGTTCTTAAGTTCTCACTGTCTTTCATTACATTTGATATCTATTTTCTGCTTATTATTCGCTTTTCATACAATCGCACAAGAAACCAATTCACCTATTACTGCTCTTTCGCTAAAAGTACTTCAGCAACAATTACAAGCGGGTTCGGTATCACCAGAGCTAATGCAACTTGGTGGACTTAAGCGGATTGACGGATTCATTCTCGATAAGAAAAATCAGGATGTGATTTTATTCGGGACAACAACGGGTTCCGCTCCAGCATTGCAGCTAGATGATTTGGTAATCGCATTCCGCAGCGTTTGGAAAAATACAGAACCTCCGGGATGTTCGATTGACCCGAAGGAAGAAACATTGTTAACATTCCGACAGTTTAGTCAGCAGTTCAGTCAGACAACGTCAATCGCGCATGCAGAAGAGATTCTGAAAGACTTTCCGAAAATAGGCGCTGAGCCGCAAGCTGTGCGAGTTATGTCAGTTCCGCGTAACACCCATTTCGCCCAGATTATGGTGGCAGCAGATTATTTCACCAAACGGATTTCTAACGGAACCGCAATAACTGAACTGAAAGATTTCAAAAGTTTATTCGCGATTGCTATTGAAAAATTAAAACAAGATGTAGCTGCCGGTAGAAATCCGCAGTTAACGATGTATAATCGTTTCTGGTTTACCCCGGGAAAAGTTAGGTTCGAACCAGGGGATGAAATTGTGCGATTAGCCGAATGTGAAGTGCAACTATTGACTGAACAACAGTTTTTTTCAACGCAAGGGAAACTTATCGGTTCGGGAAAAGAATCGCCACTCGCACAACAGTTCGTGCAAGAGTTCACGAACCGATATGATGAAATTGCTGCGGTTCAGCCGATGTATGCAGAATTGAAATCGTTGTTTCGGTTCGTAGCGATTGCGAAAGGAATGAAACATATTGACGCATTTGCTACTGCAGGATTAAATCAAGGTTTTCTGTTCGATAAATATACCGTCCGACCAGCTCGTGTCCCGGAGACGTTACCAGGAATAACCGAAATTAAGAAAATTGTTATCTCGAATAGCAATGAGCAAGTATTCGTCTGGCTTGTATCGTATGGCGGAGTTGAAATAGATATACAAATTGATGATACCACTTGGCCGAACCCAAAACTGCTACCGCAGAAACCGCCTTCATCTAAACAGAAGATTACTTACCCGAAAGCGACGGTTACCAGCGATACTACCGCTAGGAAAAAAGCGGCTGCGGATTTAAATAAAATGAAAGAAACAATTCTGAAATCCCGCCCAGCATTAGACGAGTTGAAATGGACTGTCGCTTTATAG
- a CDS encoding ammonia-forming cytochrome c nitrite reductase subunit c552 translates to MYGCKSSNIPQLLQTIGAEKFYATPVKELMSQYTISNSIGCADCHDAKTMALKITRPAFVEAMSRRGIDVTKATRQEMRTYVCAQCHVEYYFKGDGKYLTFPWDKGLLIDNIEAYYDEIKFKDWEHEETGTPLVKMQHPEFEIWSSGIHARAEVACADCHMPYLRQGAIKISDHWVRTPLVNLNNACRSCHPINEAELRARVLEIQDRTFSLLTRAEKAIIAAQDAIILAKKQGVPIEKLKEAQQLHRRAYIRWDFVSAENSMGFHSPQETVRVLGDAIDFARQSELAAYKAMTK, encoded by the coding sequence TTGTATGGCTGTAAAAGCAGTAATATCCCGCAGTTACTCCAAACTATAGGAGCAGAAAAATTCTATGCCACGCCGGTTAAAGAGTTAATGTCACAATATACCATATCGAATTCAATCGGTTGTGCGGATTGTCATGATGCAAAAACAATGGCGCTGAAAATAACTCGACCAGCGTTTGTTGAAGCGATGTCACGTCGTGGAATTGATGTTACGAAAGCGACTCGGCAGGAAATGCGAACGTATGTCTGTGCGCAATGTCATGTCGAATATTATTTTAAAGGCGATGGAAAATATCTGACGTTCCCATGGGATAAAGGGTTGCTGATTGATAATATCGAAGCATACTATGATGAAATTAAGTTTAAAGATTGGGAACATGAAGAAACCGGCACACCATTAGTGAAAATGCAACATCCGGAGTTTGAAATCTGGTCTAGCGGAATCCATGCGCGAGCGGAGGTAGCCTGTGCGGATTGTCATATGCCGTATCTGCGGCAGGGAGCGATTAAAATTTCTGACCATTGGGTTCGAACGCCACTCGTAAATCTCAATAATGCCTGTCGGAGTTGTCATCCGATAAATGAAGCAGAACTGCGCGCTCGTGTACTTGAAATCCAAGACCGAACGTTCAGCTTATTAACCCGAGCAGAAAAAGCAATCATCGCGGCGCAAGATGCGATTATCCTGGCGAAAAAGCAAGGGGTTCCTATCGAAAAGCTGAAAGAAGCGCAACAGCTACATCGGCGCGCATATATCCGCTGGGATTTCGTTAGCGCAGAGAATAGTATGGGGTTTCATAGCCCGCAAGAAACCGTTCGTGTGCTTGGAGATGCGATTGATTTTGCGCGACAGAGTGAATTAGCGGCATATAAGGCAATGACGAAATGA
- a CDS encoding SLBB domain-containing protein, with amino-acid sequence MVNSLINKIKFAGVVGAGGAGFPTHIKLDTKVDWIIVNGAECEPLLNVDPQLVCRYADRLVDAVVKIREYTGAKKVTFGIKKKQKESCATLRLAINQKSDVEVFELPDIYPAGDEHILVYEVTGRIVPESGIPLQVGVVVINVETLLNVSYALEDIPVTETYLSVVGNVKKPVTVRVPIGSPIREVIRLAGGMNNDADIVLEGGPMMGKVVFDLDTPVTKTTKGLVILPADNVVVKRKLQRPIAMLQQIKAACETCLMCTDLCPRYLLGHNLQPHMIMRGVSYGINTEAEIITQAWLCCECGVCDLYACPMDLVPREINAMLKKLMAEKKIPNPHNRTDLQPRWTRNGRQTPLKRLILRLGLTRYQSSAPFIETEYQPKSVTIRLRQHLGAPSAPIVQRGQRVSKGQCIADIPEGARGARIHSSIAGIVKEITEQYIRIESP; translated from the coding sequence ATGGTTAATAGTCTGATTAATAAAATTAAATTTGCGGGAGTTGTTGGCGCTGGTGGCGCCGGATTTCCAACGCACATTAAACTCGATACCAAAGTTGATTGGATAATCGTTAACGGGGCGGAATGTGAACCGCTGCTTAACGTTGACCCGCAATTGGTCTGCCGATATGCTGACCGGCTGGTAGATGCAGTGGTTAAAATCAGAGAATATACCGGTGCGAAAAAAGTCACCTTCGGGATTAAAAAGAAACAGAAAGAATCTTGCGCGACTTTACGCCTTGCGATTAACCAGAAATCAGACGTTGAGGTGTTCGAACTTCCGGATATATATCCTGCGGGAGATGAACATATCCTCGTCTATGAAGTTACCGGTCGCATTGTTCCAGAAAGTGGTATTCCGTTGCAGGTTGGTGTCGTAGTCATTAATGTTGAGACGTTATTAAATGTCAGTTATGCGCTGGAAGATATCCCGGTAACCGAAACCTATTTGAGCGTCGTTGGTAATGTAAAAAAGCCGGTTACGGTTCGAGTTCCTATCGGTTCTCCAATTCGAGAAGTTATCCGACTAGCTGGCGGAATGAACAATGATGCAGATATCGTTCTGGAAGGCGGCCCGATGATGGGGAAAGTCGTGTTCGACCTCGATACACCGGTAACGAAAACGACGAAAGGATTGGTTATCCTTCCTGCGGATAATGTGGTTGTTAAACGGAAATTGCAACGACCGATAGCGATGCTCCAGCAGATTAAAGCGGCATGCGAAACCTGCCTGATGTGTACCGATTTATGCCCGAGATATCTGCTTGGCCATAACTTGCAGCCGCATATGATTATGCGCGGGGTAAGTTATGGAATTAATACTGAAGCGGAAATTATTACGCAAGCGTGGTTATGCTGTGAATGTGGAGTTTGCGATTTATACGCCTGCCCGATGGATTTAGTTCCGCGCGAAATCAATGCGATGCTGAAAAAGCTCATGGCTGAAAAGAAAATTCCGAATCCGCATAACCGCACTGATTTACAGCCGCGTTGGACTCGGAATGGACGGCAAACACCGCTGAAACGGCTTATCCTGCGACTCGGGTTAACGCGATATCAATCTTCCGCTCCGTTCATTGAAACAGAATATCAACCGAAATCGGTTACGATACGGTTACGTCAGCATCTTGGTGCCCCCAGCGCGCCAATTGTTCAACGCGGGCAACGAGTGAGTAAAGGGCAGTGTATTGCTGATATTCCCGAAGGAGCGCGTGGTGCACGTATCCATTCCAGTATCGCTGGAATCGTTAAAGAAATAACCGAGCAATATATCCGGATAGAATCACCATAA
- a CDS encoding DUF438 domain-containing protein, translating into MGIPEIKKQKIKQLIRKLHDGADPQQVKSEFQEILKGTDVLDIAQIEEELIKEGMSKEEIMRLCDVHLAVFKESLEQAKPIAPPGHPIYILMEEHKLLLDYTNKLRETANQLNQVNEFSAASEPMQQVTHLIAHFKDSAKHYLREENVLFPYLEKHGITQPPAIMWQEHDQIREIEKALYQIVDNQPQVNYSEFVEKLGENARALADMLSSHFYKENNVLFPTALRVISMPEWPEIRTQFDEIGYCCFTPELAKSPISFAIPETGKPAAVSQPAAGSIKFTTGSLSPEELECILNSLPVDITFVDKNDEVKYFSNAKDRIFVRTTAVLGRNVKNCHPQKSLHVVNQILDEFKSGKRDSAVFWINLGGKLIYIRYFAVRNETGEYLGCLEVSQDITEIKKLEGEKRLL; encoded by the coding sequence ATGGGTATACCAGAAATCAAGAAGCAAAAGATTAAACAGTTGATCAGGAAACTGCATGATGGCGCTGACCCGCAACAAGTCAAATCTGAATTTCAAGAGATTCTGAAAGGAACCGATGTGCTGGATATTGCTCAAATTGAAGAAGAGTTGATAAAAGAAGGGATGTCGAAAGAAGAAATCATGCGGTTATGTGATGTACATCTGGCAGTATTTAAGGAATCGTTGGAACAAGCGAAACCGATTGCGCCGCCTGGGCATCCGATATATATCCTGATGGAAGAGCATAAACTCCTGCTGGATTATACGAATAAACTGCGGGAGACCGCAAACCAGCTGAATCAGGTTAATGAATTCTCTGCTGCATCCGAACCGATGCAACAGGTTACCCATTTAATTGCTCATTTTAAAGATTCAGCGAAACACTATCTCCGGGAAGAGAATGTTTTATTCCCATATCTCGAAAAACATGGAATAACGCAGCCGCCAGCGATCATGTGGCAGGAACATGACCAGATTCGCGAGATTGAAAAAGCGCTCTATCAAATCGTAGATAATCAACCGCAGGTGAACTATTCGGAATTTGTTGAAAAGCTCGGTGAAAACGCGCGTGCATTAGCGGATATGCTATCCAGCCATTTCTATAAGGAGAATAACGTTCTTTTTCCGACGGCATTACGAGTTATCTCGATGCCAGAATGGCCAGAAATCCGAACGCAGTTTGATGAAATCGGGTATTGCTGTTTTACTCCCGAACTCGCGAAATCGCCGATATCGTTTGCGATACCAGAAACCGGTAAACCTGCTGCGGTCTCGCAACCAGCTGCCGGTTCAATCAAATTTACTACTGGAAGTTTATCTCCGGAAGAACTTGAATGTATCTTGAATTCGTTACCGGTAGATATAACGTTCGTTGATAAGAACGACGAAGTGAAATATTTTAGTAACGCAAAAGATAGGATTTTCGTTCGAACGACCGCAGTGCTTGGTCGCAATGTTAAAAACTGCCATCCGCAGAAAAGTCTTCATGTGGTTAACCAGATTCTAGATGAATTCAAATCCGGGAAACGTGATTCTGCCGTGTTTTGGATTAACCTTGGCGGGAAACTGATATATATCCGATATTTTGCGGTGCGTAATGAAACCGGTGAATATCTCGGGTGTCTTGAGGTCAGTCAGGATATTACTGAAATCAAAAAACTCGAAGGTGAAAAGAGATTGTTGTAA
- a CDS encoding AIPR family protein, which yields MANLDRLIDQAYSDLKNIHGGVKNDYFGLVYLEHEFDLKREEAINQIAFGGNDYGIDGFHFDKNKRNLYLFQFKYSNSYHLFKDSLQRLIDKGMERIFSSPNVDVEKNQIILQLRSCMVDNRAIIEQVCFRFVFTGDPQEAKLSEVLDKLREDLENKKYLIDQFFSGRQVNMVVEFRSVTGKVGTVKDITRTYTYKTPLKDILSRVGPKDEKMYFSFVRLVDLLDMYREMGQRFFERNIRYGLGSSKAVNRAISKALKHIVLDNIERPEVFTFNHNGITLYAEKVEYKDEHCHITAPRLLNGAQTITTFREFIDNNKDNKRLEENREILNKLFVPCKIITQADQEFVTSVTINNNRQNPIEPWNLHANDLIQLELQDRFRDELGIYYERQEAAFQNLSPEEMEEEGITEEVRAIQLVKLAQTFLVSDGNIAALSNMRRIFEDDRAYNQVFNQGRLRSDVRLIVLCYKIQFRLHRLLREIEERGPNKYWFIYRARNLLWALLCQGLLNSPDINSLAENYGKDMSMSAQYTDYLANLASTRCRPIISSVVEDKFYADKVAEGNYSFLRANKAYERSMNFAYSRWRWVQKYLK from the coding sequence ATGGCGAATCTCGATCGATTAATTGATCAAGCGTACTCAGACTTAAAAAATATTCATGGTGGAGTGAAAAATGATTATTTTGGTTTAGTATACCTTGAACATGAATTTGATTTGAAAAGAGAAGAAGCTATTAATCAAATAGCTTTTGGTGGAAATGATTATGGTATCGATGGATTTCATTTTGATAAGAATAAGCGTAATTTATATCTATTTCAATTTAAATATTCTAATTCATATCATTTATTTAAAGATTCTCTTCAAAGATTGATCGATAAGGGTATGGAACGTATTTTTTCATCACCTAATGTTGATGTTGAGAAAAATCAGATAATTCTTCAGCTTAGAAGTTGTATGGTTGATAATAGAGCAATTATTGAACAAGTTTGTTTCCGATTTGTGTTTACTGGAGATCCCCAAGAAGCAAAACTGAGTGAAGTCTTGGATAAACTTCGAGAAGATCTAGAAAATAAGAAATACTTGATCGATCAATTTTTCAGTGGAAGACAGGTTAATATGGTAGTAGAATTTAGATCTGTAACAGGTAAAGTGGGGACAGTTAAAGACATAACAAGAACATATACTTATAAGACACCTTTAAAAGATATACTTTCTCGTGTTGGACCAAAAGATGAAAAGATGTACTTCAGTTTTGTACGACTTGTTGATTTATTGGATATGTATAGAGAAATGGGACAACGCTTTTTTGAAAGAAATATTAGATACGGTCTTGGAAGTAGTAAGGCTGTAAATCGTGCAATTTCTAAAGCTCTAAAACATATAGTATTAGATAATATAGAACGCCCTGAAGTTTTTACTTTTAATCATAATGGAATTACTCTCTATGCTGAAAAAGTAGAATATAAAGATGAACATTGTCATATAACTGCTCCTCGACTTCTTAACGGAGCTCAAACCATAACCACTTTTAGAGAGTTTATTGACAATAATAAAGATAATAAGCGTTTGGAAGAGAACAGAGAGATTTTAAATAAACTTTTTGTACCGTGTAAAATAATAACACAAGCAGATCAAGAATTTGTAACATCAGTAACTATAAATAATAATCGTCAAAATCCTATAGAACCATGGAATCTACATGCAAACGATTTAATACAACTTGAACTGCAAGACAGATTTAGAGATGAATTAGGAATCTATTACGAACGGCAAGAAGCCGCATTTCAAAATCTTAGTCCCGAAGAAATGGAAGAGGAAGGAATTACAGAAGAAGTTAGAGCTATTCAATTAGTAAAACTTGCTCAAACATTCTTGGTAAGTGATGGAAATATTGCAGCTTTATCTAATATGCGTAGAATATTTGAAGATGACAGGGCTTACAATCAGGTTTTCAATCAAGGTCGTTTGCGTTCAGATGTTCGTTTAATAGTACTTTGTTATAAAATACAATTCCGTTTGCATAGGTTGCTAAGAGAAATTGAAGAGAGAGGACCAAATAAGTATTGGTTTATTTATCGCGCCAGAAATCTCTTGTGGGCATTACTCTGTCAGGGATTATTAAATAGTCCTGATATTAATTCTCTGGCTGAAAATTATGGTAAGGATATGAGTATGTCAGCACAATATACTGATTACTTAGCAAACCTTGCTTCTACTCGTTGTAGACCGATTATTTCAAGTGTAGTAGAGGATAAATTTTATGCGGATAAAGTTGCAGAAGGAAATTATAGTTTCTTGCGTGCTAATAAGGCTTATGAACGCAGCATGAATTTTGCATATAGTCGTTGGAGATGGGTTCAAAAATATTTGAAGTAA
- the eutM gene encoding ethanolamine utilization microcompartment protein EutM, which produces MVGEALGLIETKGNVASIEAADAMVKAANVTLIGKEKIGGGYVTVMVRGDVGAVKAATDAGAAAAKRVGELVSVHVIPRPHQELDKILPSGK; this is translated from the coding sequence ATGGTCGGTGAAGCGTTAGGACTTATTGAAACGAAAGGAAACGTCGCTTCAATCGAAGCGGCAGATGCGATGGTTAAAGCTGCGAACGTTACCCTGATTGGAAAAGAAAAAATCGGGGGCGGGTATGTAACCGTTATGGTTCGTGGTGATGTCGGTGCGGTGAAAGCCGCAACTGATGCTGGAGCTGCGGCAGCGAAACGCGTCGGGGAACTGGTGAGCGTGCATGTTATCCCGCGACCGCATCAGGAACTGGATAAAATTCTACCGAGCGGAAAGTAA
- the wrbA gene encoding NAD(P)H:quinone oxidoreductase, which translates to MKILIVFYSMYGHTYRMAEAVAEGAKEVPGTEVVLRRVPETLPPAVLQMMGAVDAQKSFAHVPICTVDELETADAIIFGTPTRFGNICGQMRQFLDATGQLWAKGALIGKVGSIFVSAATQHGGQEATILSFIITLLHHGMVVVGLPYSFQGQMRNDEITGCSPYGASTIAGTKGERFPSENELAGARFQGKHVATIAAKLAK; encoded by the coding sequence ATGAAAATCCTGATAGTTTTCTATTCGATGTATGGGCATACCTATCGGATGGCGGAAGCGGTTGCTGAAGGGGCGAAAGAAGTCCCAGGAACGGAAGTAGTCTTGCGTCGGGTACCGGAAACTTTACCACCGGCAGTTCTGCAGATGATGGGTGCGGTAGATGCGCAGAAATCGTTCGCGCATGTTCCGATATGTACGGTTGATGAACTCGAGACTGCGGATGCGATTATTTTCGGGACTCCGACGCGATTCGGGAATATCTGCGGGCAGATGCGGCAGTTTCTCGATGCAACCGGTCAACTCTGGGCGAAAGGCGCATTGATCGGGAAAGTCGGCAGTATTTTCGTTAGTGCCGCAACACAACATGGCGGGCAGGAAGCAACTATCTTAAGTTTCATCATCACGCTGTTACATCATGGAATGGTAGTTGTTGGTCTACCGTATAGTTTTCAAGGGCAGATGCGTAATGATGAAATTACCGGTTGCTCACCGTACGGCGCATCAACGATTGCCGGCACAAAGGGTGAACGGTTCCCGAGTGAGAACGAGCTTGCTGGCGCGCGGTTCCAAGGGAAACATGTGGCAACAATCGCTGCGAAACTAGCGAAATAG
- the nrfH gene encoding cytochrome c nitrite reductase small subunit: protein MNQIRNFNLWLLLSIIAIGVLTGVGAYTFIYARGYSYIFNDPEICVNCHIMRENYDSWIVSPHRSATCNDCHVPHHLIGKYIAKADNGFRHSYAFTFKNVQVLTITERNLRYIQQNCIRCHQNIAHSMFQESPVSLKSCTRCHRDVGHSGHSL, encoded by the coding sequence ATGAATCAAATCCGAAATTTTAATTTGTGGTTACTATTATCAATAATTGCTATTGGTGTGCTGACAGGAGTTGGGGCATATACGTTCATTTACGCTCGGGGGTATTCCTATATATTCAACGATCCGGAAATATGCGTTAACTGCCATATTATGCGCGAGAATTATGATAGCTGGATAGTTTCCCCGCATCGGAGCGCAACCTGTAACGATTGTCATGTTCCACATCATTTGATTGGAAAATATATCGCCAAAGCTGATAATGGATTCCGGCATTCGTATGCGTTTACGTTCAAGAATGTGCAGGTGTTAACAATCACCGAGCGTAATCTGAGATATATCCAGCAGAATTGTATCCGCTGCCATCAGAATATTGCGCATTCGATGTTTCAAGAGAGCCCAGTCTCGCTGAAATCATGCACCCGTTGCCATCGAGATGTCGGGCATTCCGGTCATTCATTGTAA